One Methanobacterium alcaliphilum DNA segment encodes these proteins:
- a CDS encoding FprA family A-type flavoprotein, with product MKADAKKISNGVYWVGVLDWDIRSYHGYTLTGTTYNTYLVFGEEKVALIDNGYPGTFPQMWGRIENAFEKEGKDVKIDVIIQNHIEKDHSGTLFDIHKKFPDAAIYCTDKAASGLKEHYNFLKEISMKTVKTGDYIDLGSKQMVFLEAPMIHWPDSMFTLLVEDGILFSNDAFGQHLCLSERFDNEIPENILMEAAQKFFANLVTPLSPLVLRKFAEVKELDLLDKIKIIAPSHGQIWTDPMKIIGAYTDWATGKCKDKVTIIYDTMHSSTQKMSHAIAEGVMSEDVEVVMYFLHQDERSEIVKDILDSKAVLFGSPTIFNGPFPSLGDIMYYLSGLSFDRTGFKRLSVAFGSKGWGGGATRKLSEELSKCGFEVLETIDSNFVPGNDDLDKCYEVGKTIAQKIKDI from the coding sequence ATGAAAGCAGATGCAAAAAAGATTTCAAATGGAGTTTACTGGGTAGGTGTATTAGACTGGGATATTAGGAGTTATCACGGCTACACTTTAACTGGAACTACATATAATACTTATCTCGTTTTTGGTGAAGAAAAGGTGGCTTTAATTGATAATGGTTACCCTGGAACTTTCCCACAAATGTGGGGAAGAATTGAAAATGCTTTTGAAAAAGAAGGTAAGGATGTTAAAATCGATGTGATCATACAAAATCACATTGAAAAAGACCACAGCGGAACTCTCTTTGATATTCATAAAAAATTCCCTGACGCCGCCATATACTGTACTGATAAAGCAGCAAGTGGTCTAAAAGAACATTACAATTTCTTAAAAGAGATCTCAATGAAAACCGTGAAAACTGGAGATTATATCGATTTAGGCAGTAAACAAATGGTTTTTCTGGAAGCGCCTATGATTCACTGGCCAGATAGCATGTTCACCTTGCTTGTAGAAGACGGAATCCTGTTTTCCAATGACGCTTTCGGACAGCATTTGTGTTTAAGTGAACGATTTGACAATGAAATTCCTGAAAATATTTTAATGGAAGCTGCTCAAAAGTTTTTTGCTAATTTAGTTACACCATTATCTCCATTAGTACTTCGTAAGTTTGCAGAAGTCAAAGAGCTCGATCTTTTAGATAAAATAAAAATCATAGCACCATCTCATGGGCAGATATGGACGGATCCTATGAAAATTATCGGTGCTTATACTGATTGGGCTACTGGAAAATGTAAGGATAAAGTCACAATTATATATGACACCATGCATTCATCTACCCAAAAAATGTCCCATGCCATAGCTGAAGGAGTCATGTCTGAAGATGTGGAAGTGGTAATGTACTTTTTACACCAGGACGAACGTAGTGAAATTGTTAAGGATATTCTAGATAGTAAAGCCGTGCTATTTGGAAGTCCTACGATATTTAACGGACCTTTCCCAAGTTTAGGAGATATTATGTATTACTTGAGCGGGTTAAGTTTTGATAGAACTGGATTTAAACGATTATCTGTTGCATTTGGTTCAAAAGGTTGGGGTGGGGGTGCTACCCGAAAATTATCTGAAGAACTAAGCAAATGTGGTTTTGAAGTATTAGAAACCATTGATAGCAATTTTGTTCCAGGAAATGATGATTTAGATAAATGCTATGAGGTTGGTAAAACAATTGCTCAAAAAATAAAAGATATCTAA
- the thsA gene encoding thermosome subunit alpha, protein MAQLGGQGQQILILPEGTDRFMGRDAQRLNILAGKILAETIRTTLGPKGMDKMLVDSLGDIVVTNDGVTILREMDIAHPAAKMLVEVAKTQEDEVGDGTTTAVIIAGELLKKAEDLLELDVHPTIIAMGYRQAALKAQEILEGITIDASDKETLLKVAMTAMTGKGSEKAKESLAELIVESVMQVEEDGVVEKDNINIQRIQGATVNESKIVNGVVVDKSRADNSMPKKIENAKIALLKYPIEVKDLETDAKIKLTDPAQMQAFLDNEEQMIKDMVDKIVASGANVLICQKGIDDLALHYLSRAGIFAIKRAKKSDMTRLGKATGAQLVTNIDDLTTEDLGEAGSIYEKKIFDEVLTFVEECKDPKAVSIILRGSTRHVAEEVERALEDAIGVVAATLEDKKVVIGGGAPEIEIAKGLRDYADSISGREQLAVAAFSEALEIVPKTLAENAGLDSIDAIVDLRAAHETSPYMGLDVFKGEVLDMRDSGVVEPERVKKQAIQSAAEAAEMILRIDDMIAASGALEATGSDDMGGMPGGMPGGMPGGMPPMM, encoded by the coding sequence ATGGCACAATTAGGCGGACAAGGCCAACAAATTTTAATATTACCAGAAGGAACCGACCGATTTATGGGTCGAGATGCTCAAAGATTAAACATATTAGCTGGAAAAATCTTAGCAGAGACAATCAGGACGACATTAGGTCCTAAAGGAATGGACAAAATGTTAGTCGATTCTTTAGGAGATATAGTTGTAACCAATGACGGAGTTACCATCCTAAGAGAAATGGATATTGCTCACCCTGCTGCAAAGATGTTAGTAGAAGTAGCCAAAACCCAGGAAGATGAAGTGGGGGACGGAACTACCACTGCAGTCATTATTGCAGGAGAACTACTCAAAAAAGCTGAAGATTTATTAGAATTAGATGTGCACCCAACCATCATTGCGATGGGTTACAGACAAGCAGCATTAAAAGCTCAGGAAATTTTAGAGGGAATTACCATTGACGCTTCTGATAAAGAGACTCTTTTAAAAGTTGCCATGACTGCTATGACTGGTAAAGGATCAGAAAAGGCCAAAGAATCTTTAGCAGAACTCATTGTTGAATCTGTTATGCAGGTTGAAGAAGATGGAGTAGTTGAAAAAGATAATATCAACATCCAAAGAATCCAGGGCGCAACTGTAAATGAATCTAAAATAGTTAATGGTGTTGTTGTTGACAAATCCAGAGCAGACAATTCTATGCCTAAAAAGATAGAAAACGCTAAAATCGCTCTTTTAAAATACCCAATTGAAGTTAAAGATCTAGAAACTGATGCTAAAATCAAATTGACTGATCCTGCTCAAATGCAGGCTTTCTTAGACAATGAAGAACAGATGATCAAAGACATGGTTGATAAAATCGTTGCATCTGGCGCAAATGTTTTGATTTGTCAAAAAGGTATTGATGATTTAGCATTGCACTACCTATCCCGTGCTGGAATCTTTGCAATTAAAAGGGCTAAAAAATCCGACATGACCCGACTTGGAAAAGCTACTGGAGCCCAACTTGTCACCAATATTGATGATTTAACTACTGAAGACCTGGGAGAAGCAGGATCCATATATGAAAAAAAAATATTTGACGAAGTACTGACCTTTGTTGAAGAATGTAAAGATCCGAAAGCCGTTTCCATAATTCTACGAGGTAGTACCCGACATGTTGCTGAAGAAGTAGAAAGGGCATTAGAAGATGCAATAGGTGTAGTAGCTGCTACTTTGGAAGATAAAAAAGTAGTTATTGGTGGAGGAGCCCCAGAAATAGAAATTGCTAAAGGACTCAGAGATTATGCTGACTCTATCAGCGGAAGAGAACAATTAGCTGTTGCTGCTTTTTCAGAAGCATTAGAAATTGTCCCTAAAACTCTTGCTGAAAATGCAGGATTAGACAGCATCGATGCTATTGTCGACCTAAGAGCTGCTCACGAAACATCACCTTACATGGGATTAGATGTATTTAAAGGTGAAGTACTGGATATGAGAGACTCTGGTGTTGTTGAACCTGAAAGAGTTAAAAAACAAGCTATCCAGTCGGCTGCTGAAGCTGCAGAAATGATTCTGAGAATAGATGATATGATTGCTGCCAGTGGTGCTTTAGAAGCAACAGGCAGTGACGATATGGGTGGAATGCCTGGCGGTATGCCTGGTGGAATGCCTGGTGGAATGCCCCCAATGATGTAG
- the acs gene encoding acetate--CoA ligase: MLRDTSVLMDEKRVFKPNYQLVEDAHVKNWEAELEKGKDLEKYWSEKAEQFEWFEKWDKVLDESNKPFYKWFVNGKINLAYNAVDRWISTDKRNQVAILYVNERGEEKKLTYYELYREVNKMANALKNLGIKKGDTVSTYLPMCPELLISLLACTKIGAIHSVVYSGLSVGAFVERMNDARAKVLITADGTYRRGKIIDLKKIADEAILQCPTIETIVVVNHTGQAIEISDLSGREIFYERLIEGESDECAPEKMDAEDPLFILYTSGSTGKPKGVLHTTGGYMVGVATTLRNVFDVHNGDLWWCTGDIGWITGHSYVIYGPLLLGTTTLVYEGAPDYPDPGIWWRIVEKYGVTKFYTAPTAIRHLMRFGNKYPNIYNLSSLKILGSVGEPINPEAWMWYYKNVGKEKTPIMDTWWQTETGMHMIAPLPVAPLKPGSATRPLPGIDAEIIDENGNQVPLGKGGYLIIKKPWPAMFRTLYEDEERFLDVYWKSLPGGVYRAGDVARKDEDGYLWIQGRSDDVLKIAGHRVGTSEVESAFVAHSAVAEAAVIGKSDPIKGQVIKAFLILKEGYKMNTALIEDLKKHVRYELGPVAVLGEIEQVEKLPKTRSGKIMRRILRAQEEGDDLGDTSTLEE; this comes from the coding sequence ATGCTAAGAGATACCTCTGTCCTCATGGATGAAAAAAGAGTTTTCAAACCTAACTACCAGTTAGTAGAAGACGCACATGTTAAAAACTGGGAGGCGGAGCTGGAAAAAGGAAAAGACCTGGAAAAATACTGGTCCGAAAAAGCAGAACAATTTGAATGGTTTGAAAAATGGGATAAAGTCCTGGATGAAAGTAACAAACCATTCTACAAATGGTTTGTGAATGGAAAAATAAATTTAGCCTATAATGCAGTGGATCGATGGATCTCAACGGACAAAAGAAACCAGGTGGCAATTTTATACGTAAATGAAAGGGGAGAAGAAAAGAAACTAACCTATTATGAACTTTATAGAGAAGTAAATAAAATGGCAAATGCTTTGAAAAATTTAGGTATAAAAAAAGGAGACACTGTTTCAACATATTTGCCCATGTGCCCTGAACTTTTAATTTCCCTTCTGGCATGTACAAAAATAGGCGCCATTCACAGTGTGGTTTATTCAGGCCTTAGTGTTGGTGCTTTTGTAGAAAGAATGAATGACGCACGTGCCAAAGTTTTAATTACAGCCGATGGAACATATAGAAGGGGAAAAATCATTGACCTTAAAAAAATTGCTGATGAAGCAATACTGCAATGTCCCACTATAGAAACAATTGTAGTGGTAAATCATACTGGTCAAGCAATCGAAATTTCTGATTTAAGTGGAAGAGAAATATTTTACGAAAGATTAATAGAAGGCGAATCTGACGAATGTGCTCCCGAAAAAATGGATGCCGAAGACCCATTATTCATCCTTTATACTTCTGGAAGTACTGGTAAACCTAAAGGAGTTCTTCACACAACAGGCGGATACATGGTGGGTGTGGCTACTACATTAAGAAATGTATTTGATGTGCATAACGGAGATTTATGGTGGTGCACTGGAGATATTGGTTGGATAACAGGACACAGCTACGTTATCTATGGACCATTATTATTAGGTACAACAACATTAGTATATGAAGGAGCACCGGACTATCCCGATCCGGGAATATGGTGGAGAATTGTTGAAAAATATGGTGTAACCAAATTTTACACCGCACCGACTGCAATACGGCATTTAATGAGATTTGGAAACAAATACCCCAATATTTATAATTTATCCTCATTGAAGATTCTGGGGAGTGTTGGAGAACCAATTAACCCTGAAGCATGGATGTGGTACTATAAAAACGTGGGAAAAGAAAAAACTCCGATAATGGACACATGGTGGCAGACAGAAACAGGAATGCATATGATTGCACCACTGCCTGTGGCTCCCTTAAAACCCGGATCTGCAACTCGACCTCTGCCCGGTATTGATGCTGAGATCATTGACGAAAATGGAAACCAAGTTCCTCTAGGAAAAGGAGGATATTTGATAATAAAAAAACCATGGCCTGCAATGTTTAGAACATTATACGAAGATGAAGAAAGATTCCTTGATGTTTACTGGAAAAGTTTACCTGGTGGTGTTTATCGAGCAGGAGACGTAGCTCGAAAAGACGAAGATGGATATCTCTGGATACAAGGGCGTTCTGATGATGTATTAAAAATTGCCGGACATAGAGTAGGTACTTCTGAAGTTGAATCAGCATTTGTAGCCCATTCTGCAGTTGCAGAAGCAGCAGTAATTGGTAAATCCGACCCAATAAAAGGTCAGGTGATAAAAGCATTTTTAATTCTTAAAGAAGGCTATAAAATGAATACTGCCTTAATAGAAGATCTTAAAAAACATGTACGCTATGAGTTGGGTCCGGTTGCAGTTTTAGGAGAGATTGAACAGGTGGAAAAATTACCAAAAACTAGAAGTGGGAAAATTATGCGCCGAATACTCCGGGCTCAGGAAGAAGGAGACGATCTTGGTGATACATCAACTTTAGAAGAGTAA
- a CDS encoding acetate uptake transporter, with protein MPTENEKAISLKDMTANPAPLGLLGFGITTVLLNIHNAGFFPINSMILAMGFAYGGIAQIMACAMEYKKGNTFATVAFGSYGLFWWSLVLLLVLPQVTFFNTGGTSALQAADATSMAAYLFMWGVFTLVMFIATLKLNRGLQVIFISLAILFFLLALGDITGIKAITIIAGYEGIFTGAAAMYVGLAEVINETYKKDILPI; from the coding sequence ATGCCTACCGAAAATGAAAAAGCCATATCCCTAAAGGACATGACCGCAAACCCTGCTCCACTCGGTCTTTTAGGGTTCGGAATTACAACAGTGCTTCTTAACATACATAATGCCGGATTCTTCCCTATAAACAGTATGATACTGGCCATGGGATTTGCTTACGGTGGAATAGCCCAGATTATGGCTTGTGCAATGGAATATAAAAAAGGAAATACATTTGCAACAGTCGCCTTTGGTTCCTACGGATTATTCTGGTGGTCTCTAGTTTTACTGCTGGTTTTACCACAGGTGACATTTTTCAATACAGGAGGAACATCCGCATTGCAGGCAGCTGATGCAACATCTATGGCAGCTTATCTATTTATGTGGGGTGTTTTCACATTAGTAATGTTCATTGCAACCCTGAAGTTAAATAGAGGTTTACAAGTAATATTTATCTCTTTAGCTATTCTGTTCTTCCTATTAGCTCTGGGAGATATAACTGGAATTAAAGCCATAACTATAATCGCAGGATATGAAGGTATTTTTACAGGAGCTGCTGCGATGTATGTAGGATTAGCTGAAGTGATCAATGAAACCTATAAAAAAGATATTTTACCAATTTAA
- a CDS encoding oligosaccharide repeat unit polymerase family protein, with product MNIRRIDIFSPLIIIFVILAFLALAVVGIEFRMRGLKPVLSLTYVYIFFGILSFIIGFFIAKLIEKRISKNYDIKNNIRSFFDVISDNNHFTEKLMLIIVFLALLLQIVNLYFMNEIPLFSGLLKAKAFNSLTIISYIIFLPAINFLIAKFYRKRYFLIVFFGAILFAATGYRATTLAIVISILITTFYTNGRRFRYFLILTPIILILGLIIGYIACLSIEWQQWDVNPLSLVFIRAGYTLTVLDYIVRMQNPNPGLLTYYIITGFFKSVDPRLVLGQIVFQKDMSITATMFGPAVLELGFIGVGLQMFFLGIVLELLHFIQKIKDGLYTAFYSIGLSYTIVWVETSPADLAVWIYYLLAIVLILNCYLALKKGNKLLNNDKN from the coding sequence ATGAATATTCGTAGAATTGACATCTTTTCTCCATTAATTATAATTTTTGTAATATTGGCATTCCTTGCACTGGCGGTAGTTGGAATTGAATTCAGAATGCGTGGATTGAAACCAGTGCTATCCTTAACTTATGTATACATATTTTTTGGTATCCTAAGTTTTATTATCGGTTTTTTTATTGCAAAACTTATTGAAAAAAGGATAAGTAAAAATTATGATATTAAAAATAACATAAGATCTTTTTTTGATGTAATCTCTGATAATAATCATTTTACTGAAAAACTCATGCTTATAATTGTTTTTCTGGCTCTTTTATTACAGATAGTGAATTTATATTTTATGAATGAGATTCCTCTTTTCAGCGGTCTTTTAAAAGCTAAAGCATTTAATTCTTTAACAATCATCTCGTATATTATATTTTTGCCAGCCATTAACTTTTTAATTGCAAAATTTTACAGGAAAAGGTATTTTTTAATAGTATTTTTTGGGGCTATTTTATTTGCAGCCACTGGATACAGAGCCACCACACTTGCTATTGTCATAAGTATTCTAATTACTACTTTTTATACTAATGGCCGCAGGTTTAGATATTTCTTAATTTTAACTCCCATAATTCTAATTTTAGGCCTTATAATTGGTTATATTGCTTGTTTGTCTATAGAATGGCAGCAATGGGATGTAAATCCTCTTAGTCTTGTTTTCATAAGAGCAGGTTATACTCTTACTGTGTTGGATTACATTGTGCGTATGCAAAATCCAAATCCTGGACTTTTAACATATTATATAATCACTGGTTTTTTTAAATCTGTAGACCCTCGATTAGTTTTAGGTCAAATTGTTTTTCAAAAAGATATGTCTATCACGGCAACAATGTTTGGCCCAGCTGTTCTAGAATTGGGGTTCATTGGTGTAGGATTACAAATGTTTTTCCTGGGCATTGTATTGGAATTACTTCACTTTATCCAAAAAATTAAAGATGGTCTGTACACTGCATTTTACTCCATAGGATTATCTTATACTATTGTCTGGGTAGAAACTAGTCCTGCAGATCTTGCTGTGTGGATTTATTATCTGTTGGCTATAGTATTGATTTTAAATTGTTATTTAGCACTAAAGAAGGGAAATAAACTACTTAACAATGATAAAAATTAA
- a CDS encoding CBS domain-containing protein has product MLTSVQKEILQSLINLYRNSQGKSIKGEEIAEIMNRNPGTIRNQMQSLRSLGLVKGVPGPRGGYKPTIEAYHTLNISATDNEALVHIYKEGVKLDDVSVAKIEFTSIPHPGECEAAIKAVGNIKQLDLGDRIRVGPTPVNKLVLNGVVVGRDDMDNILLLDTTAIRSIPKKTVMDVATQDLITLNYDLTIKSAAKKLSNMGIEGAPVLKEGKIAGILTLSDITLSLAEGKENSRVENVMSKNIITVDEEVMISDAIEIMNKQKIGRLIVVDIDEHPQGIVTRTDLLDKIAGLK; this is encoded by the coding sequence ATGCTAACATCCGTTCAAAAGGAGATATTGCAAAGTTTAATAAATCTGTATCGTAATTCCCAGGGTAAATCCATAAAAGGTGAAGAAATTGCTGAAATAATGAATAGAAACCCCGGTACTATACGTAATCAGATGCAGTCTCTGCGTAGTTTAGGATTAGTAAAAGGTGTTCCCGGACCGAGAGGTGGTTATAAACCAACCATTGAAGCATACCACACTCTCAATATTTCTGCAACGGATAACGAAGCATTGGTTCATATTTATAAAGAAGGGGTTAAATTAGATGATGTTTCAGTAGCTAAAATTGAGTTTACCAGTATCCCCCATCCCGGAGAATGTGAAGCCGCGATAAAGGCCGTGGGAAATATAAAACAATTAGATTTAGGCGATCGAATTAGAGTAGGTCCCACCCCTGTGAATAAATTAGTTTTAAATGGAGTAGTTGTTGGTCGAGATGATATGGATAACATTTTACTTCTAGATACCACCGCAATTAGGAGCATACCTAAGAAAACTGTGATGGATGTGGCTACTCAAGATTTAATAACCTTAAATTATGATTTAACTATTAAAAGTGCTGCAAAAAAACTTTCAAACATGGGAATTGAAGGGGCACCTGTTCTAAAAGAGGGAAAAATTGCTGGAATTTTAACTTTAAGTGATATCACCCTTTCATTAGCAGAAGGTAAAGAAAATTCCAGAGTAGAAAATGTAATGTCCAAAAACATTATAACCGTAGACGAAGAAGTGATGATATCTGACGCCATTGAAATAATGAATAAACAAAAGATTGGTAGATTAATTGTAGTAGATATAGACGAGCATCCACAGGGAATTGTTACCAGAACTGATCTTTTAGACAAAATCGCAGGACTAAAATAA
- a CDS encoding deoxyhypusine synthase, producing MKVNHINITPNMKILELINQLGEAGVLGAGRTFRATKLLAKMIKDPEMKIFLSVAGPMVPGGMRNIISKLIKDGVIDVLITSGANITHDLLESFGGHHYRDCGFDDEKLHEQGMGRIGDVYTNSNDFEVFEKEITKILEKISQEKKVTSIQELVYQIGSHIEDDESIIKAAHEKKIPIYAPGIIDSMLGLQLWMFTQTNNLCLDALADMHQLSDIVFESKKIGAILLGGGVPKHYALASSLLKGGVDAAIQITMDRSETGSLSGAPLEEAKSWAKARAGSNLVTVIGDATILFPLILAGALDMAENDK from the coding sequence CTGAAAGTAAATCATATCAATATAACCCCTAATATGAAAATATTAGAATTAATTAACCAGTTAGGTGAAGCTGGAGTTCTTGGGGCAGGTAGAACATTTCGAGCCACCAAACTACTGGCTAAGATGATAAAAGACCCTGAAATGAAGATATTTCTTAGTGTAGCTGGTCCTATGGTACCCGGAGGAATGCGAAATATCATTTCTAAATTGATCAAAGATGGAGTTATAGATGTTTTAATAACCAGTGGCGCTAACATCACCCATGATTTATTAGAATCCTTCGGAGGACATCACTACAGAGATTGTGGTTTTGATGATGAGAAACTCCATGAACAGGGTATGGGTAGAATAGGGGATGTTTACACAAATTCAAATGATTTTGAAGTTTTTGAAAAAGAAATAACTAAAATACTAGAAAAAATATCCCAAGAAAAAAAAGTCACATCTATTCAAGAACTTGTTTACCAAATAGGTAGTCATATTGAAGATGACGAATCAATTATAAAAGCAGCACATGAAAAAAAGATCCCTATTTACGCCCCAGGTATCATTGATAGTATGTTGGGGTTACAATTGTGGATGTTTACTCAAACTAACAATCTCTGTTTGGATGCTTTAGCCGATATGCATCAGCTTTCAGACATAGTATTTGAATCTAAAAAAATTGGAGCCATACTTTTAGGTGGGGGAGTACCAAAACATTACGCTCTAGCATCAAGCCTTCTTAAAGGTGGAGTAGATGCTGCTATTCAAATAACCATGGATCGCAGCGAGACCGGTAGTTTAAGTGGAGCTCCCTTAGAAGAAGCTAAATCATGGGCTAAAGCAAGAGCAGGTTCAAATTTGGTGACAGTTATTGGAGATGCCACGATATTATTCCCCCTCATATTAGCAGGGGCATTAGATATGGCTGAAAATGATAAATAA
- the pyrF gene encoding orotidine-5'-phosphate decarboxylase, translated as MKVKNRIILAMDIMDIKHAITVTEEVAHFIDTIKIGYPLALSAGLSCFSKFKENFDFKIIADFKVADIPSTNEKICKTTFNAGADAVIAHGFVGEDSVSACLNVADEKEKEIFLLTEMSHPGAETFLKEVSLEIADMGVDLGVKNFVAPSTRLDRLSKIRNIIGKDSFMISPGVGVQGGDASQTLNFADAVIVGRSIYQSDDPAGAVKSIIDSIK; from the coding sequence ATGAAAGTGAAAAATAGAATCATACTTGCCATGGATATTATGGATATAAAACATGCAATCACCGTAACTGAAGAGGTAGCACATTTTATAGATACAATTAAAATAGGTTATCCTTTAGCACTCTCTGCTGGTTTGTCTTGTTTCTCTAAATTTAAAGAAAACTTTGATTTTAAGATTATTGCTGATTTTAAGGTGGCTGATATTCCATCTACTAATGAAAAAATTTGCAAAACTACTTTTAATGCTGGTGCAGATGCAGTGATAGCCCATGGTTTTGTTGGAGAGGATAGTGTTTCAGCCTGTTTAAATGTGGCTGATGAAAAAGAAAAAGAGATTTTTTTACTAACTGAAATGTCGCATCCTGGTGCAGAAACTTTTTTAAAAGAAGTTTCCTTGGAAATTGCAGATATGGGTGTGGATTTAGGTGTTAAAAATTTTGTTGCTCCGTCCACCCGTTTAGATAGATTGAGTAAAATAAGAAATATTATTGGTAAAGATTCATTCATGATATCTCCTGGAGTGGGTGTACAAGGGGGGGATGCCAGTCAAACGCTGAATTTTGCTGATGCAGTAATTGTGGGGCGTTCTATTTATCAATCAGATGATCCTGCTGGTGCTGTGAAATCTATTATAGATTCCATCAAATAA
- the cbiM gene encoding cobalt ECF transporter S component CbiM encodes MHIMEGFLPWQWCLLWYIVALPVVAYGVIRIKKITEETPESKPLLAVSGAFVFILSSLKLPSVTGSCSHPTGNGLGAVLFGPAVASVLGAIVLVFQALLLAHGGITTLGANIVSMGIVGPFAAWLIYKGSQKIGLSASIGIFFAAAGGDLLTYVTTAIQLSLAFPLPTFGAAFSNFMTIFAVTQIPLAIAEGLLTVVIFEYIMKLRPDILEKLKVIGPKVKETVKAVA; translated from the coding sequence ATGCATATCATGGAAGGATTTTTACCATGGCAATGGTGTCTACTTTGGTACATAGTAGCATTACCCGTTGTTGCTTATGGTGTCATACGAATTAAAAAGATTACAGAAGAAACCCCCGAATCAAAACCTCTTTTAGCAGTTTCAGGAGCATTCGTTTTTATATTGTCTTCTTTGAAACTACCTTCAGTCACAGGAAGTTGTTCACACCCTACTGGAAATGGTTTAGGTGCAGTATTATTTGGACCAGCAGTTGCCAGTGTTTTAGGAGCAATAGTTCTGGTTTTCCAAGCACTACTTTTAGCTCATGGTGGAATAACTACTCTCGGTGCTAATATAGTCTCCATGGGTATTGTTGGACCATTTGCAGCATGGTTGATATACAAAGGTTCTCAGAAAATAGGTCTGAGTGCTTCTATAGGAATATTTTTCGCTGCTGCAGGAGGAGATTTATTAACTTACGTTACTACTGCTATCCAGCTATCACTAGCCTTCCCACTTCCTACATTTGGAGCTGCATTTTCAAATTTCATGACCATCTTTGCAGTCACCCAGATACCCCTAGCTATTGCAGAAGGTTTATTAACAGTAGTAATATTCGAGTACATCATGAAACTAAGACCAGATATTTTAGAAAAATTAAAAGTTATTGGTCCCAAAGTTAAAGAAACTGTAAAGGCGGTGGCCTAA
- a CDS encoding energy-coupling factor ABC transporter substrate-binding protein yields MVDKRAIILLSLVAIITIIPLVMYNGVGEDEGYFGGADGAAGDAIEETGYEPWFNSFWEPPSGEIESLLFALQAAIGAIIIGYVFGYYNGQAKERKRQEK; encoded by the coding sequence ATGGTGGATAAAAGAGCCATAATTTTACTTTCTTTAGTAGCCATAATTACTATTATCCCCCTAGTCATGTATAATGGCGTTGGAGAGGATGAAGGATACTTTGGAGGGGCGGATGGTGCCGCCGGAGATGCAATTGAAGAAACTGGTTATGAACCGTGGTTTAATTCTTTTTGGGAGCCACCGAGTGGTGAAATAGAAAGTTTGTTGTTTGCTCTTCAAGCAGCCATTGGTGCTATAATAATCGGATACGTTTTCGGTTACTACAATGGCCAGGCAAAAGAAAGAAAAAGACAAGAAAAATAA